DNA from Larimichthys crocea isolate SSNF chromosome XIII, L_crocea_2.0, whole genome shotgun sequence:
ACAAGAAAGAAGGACACTGCAATCATATTTTAAGAATcaaccacacacagagactAAACCTTCTCACGTCCCCcccaaatggcttttttttagtGTGATCTCTTCATTTgacttctctgtcttctctatTGATATTGTAAATCTGTGGGCcagaaatgaacattttatccTGACTGCACACCACGTTTTATACTGCGTCACCCACTTTTAAAAAAGATCTGATGTTTTTAGAACCTGACAGTGCAGCTGAAAGTGTTATCGTCAAGATGAAGTTAGAATAAcacaggtttttgtttctgcatcTGTGTGCTTTTCTCTTAATCACTGTGACTTTGAATGATGCTATCCATGTTTCAAAGGATTCTGGGCTTACAATGGGGATGGCAGTCTGTTCTGTTGGTGTGTGACGGGCAGTGCTGAAGCTCTCAGGGATGTTCGGGCTCTAgttgtcaaacacacactccagctgtACTCTGCTGCCCACTGCTGGTCATTGGTTTTACTGCAACACTTGGCCTCGTGTTTCAGGCAACTTTGTTGCAAGGAAACTACCTGCAGCGAGCGCACCAGCAGCGAATATGATGGGGACGGCCTTGGTGATGCCAACAAAGGACTGGAAGATGCTGATGCCAAGGACGGCCGCCAGCTTACAGAGGGCGTTCAGGAAGCCAAACGCTGTGGTCCTGAACACAAGACAAGAAGGACAAACACAATCACTTTTTTATAATACTgatcactactactactttaaTTGTTTCCTATAGTTTGGATTTGTTTATGTGTCATGTACATACGAGTGTCCATCCCACAAAGACTTATAAGACACTAAGATGTTGTGGTGATGAAACAACATGTCAGACAAGAAAACTTCTTATACAAacattaccttttttttaaaaaggacctTTTTCCTCTATACAAATAAGGTTCATGTGCTGTAACACAACTCAACTTTTCATAATAACCCATAAAAATAAgtcaataaatgataaaaatggatggatgtatatGTATAAAGATTATTAGAAGTTTAGTTTTCAAACCATATTTGACAGGAAGACACACTTATTTGCTTTTGAAAAGTTTATTTGCACCTGTTTGCAATCAACCTGAAGTCTTCATCAGAGCATGTATGATGGTAGTAAGTCCTCTTATTAAAGGACACATCATGTGATCACCAAGCAACAGAAAGAACTGCACCTGTACGGTTCTGCAGGATCATCCTCcacacagaaaatctgcaaCAGACATGAGCCAGTGCATCTAGTTACCTTTTATCTGAGGGATAGAGCTCCACTGTTATCACGTCCAGGGCGTTCCACGAGGCAATGCTGATGCCACCAAACAGGCACAAAAGGGCGATCATCCCTGACTCACTGTTGCCGAACATCAGGAAGAAACAGCTGACACAAGATATAACACTGGACCCCGCTGGAGAGACGGACGACAATTACATTAACTTAAACAGCGTCTGTGTTTATAAGTGAAGCATCTGCATTGATTAGATTTACCTACCCAGCATCCTTAAACGTCCAATTTTGTCCATTAATAGAGCCGACACGATGTTGCCGGGCAACACAGCCAACGTGCCGAGGAAGTTAACAAAGTATATCATGTAGGCATTGTTGAAGTCGTCACTGAAGTCGAGTATGCAGCCCTCCTTGTTGTGGAGGAACGTGCTGTTGACCAGTTTACAGTCAACAAACCGGTATTTGAACAAATCTGATGGAAGAGAGATAAGACAGTGTTACTGCTCTGAGATactagaataaaaaataaaaagtcatgaTGCTTGAGGTGTTGGTTgatagaaatgtttcatttttgaaaattataataactttttcaAATCTCAGTGTTTCCTGACAaaatgcagagcagagaggtgatAGTACTGATAGTACTCTCAtcctcaaccttttttttttgccctgggTTTCGCCTCAGGCACGGTAGGTCTGTTTACAGAGGTTGTTAGAGCTGTGTGCAGCCTGCGGGAGGACTGCAGAGATTCGTCAGGGCTAAAAAAGTGTAATATcagtaattaaataattaaatctaCAGTAGAGATTCTGAAAGTGAAGCCCAGTGCTCATTATAGCAAAGATTGTAGTACGGGTACATAATTCAGATGACTATAAGTAGGGTTagagatgaaaaatacaaagatttacatggcatttttttttgtttttgcttgaaGAACATCTAATTTCATTTTGTCCTCCCCCACTTGTGAAACCAAAGCTACAGCACTCATTTGcataaattatttgttttcctAAAACATAGAGAGAGAATGATCTCTCAACAAAAGGAAATGGGACATTTGCACAGTCAGCACATAACCGATCTTGTAGTAGCTGTTTTGAATCAAAATTCCTTCCAGGCACACAatagacataaaaacaatatccatcactgtggaaaaaataaataacaggaaAAACATAGAAAAGGTCAGAAGAGGTTGCATTGTCTATCAAAACCGCGTTTCCTTGAGGTCACCAGCTCTCTTActactcttctttttttatactttgCTGCCTGAAGCCGCACAAACGACATGATTAGATTTTCTGATGACACTGGTGAAATTGCTTCCATACCAATAACAGCTTTTTTTAAGGGGAGTCGGGCATGAAAGTGCTGAATGATCATAAAATTTTAGATGCACaaatgacataaacataaaagaaTGTATTGTTGGCTTTGAGAGATGAGAACTTAGTGCTGCTGTAAAAGCAGCTGCTCTGGAAGTGAAGATGTTGTGATTTAAGGCTTATGTCAGCAGAGTTATGGCTTCTGCACATATTTTCTCAGGCAGACACTGACATGTTTATTGAAAGCACAAGAGGAAATCCAAACCATAGAGCAAAAAGCCCGCCAAGGACTACAGCTtccacataaacaaataaatgatccTTTTGTGCATTGTTTTGGGCATAGTTACACACTATTATATGAGGCATTTACATTTAGATGAGCTAGACTGTATAAGATAAGTTGTAGTTCATATTTGCTTTAGGAGCTGATattcagaaacaaaataaagcaggACGAGATGCAAATGATGAGTTTGTCCTGTGTCGAGTCTAAGAAGAGCTTAAATTGTGATTATCCTTTTAACGCATTCATACATCTGTTTTTCTCAATAATTAAGCTGTGTTTTTGCAGCCATCTGCTCTCTCCTGTCAAAAAAGCCTGGGCTGGATTTGTTTATGTTGCTACGGTAACACTTCTGCAGCATCGTAACCCTGGGATACTAGCAACAGATTGTTTCTATGGTTGCAGTGCTGATGAACTACTGTGTTTTaacttttctctatttttactTTGGGTTGCGATAGAACTAATTAGAATTAATGTTTAATCTAAAATCTATGTTTTTGCTCAGCAGCAGTGCAGTGATCATTACAAAAAGTAAATCTAGTGTtattaaagctgtttttctctgttttatatcactttaaagctgcaataatcaATATTCCTATACTTACAATGAATCAACTATGTTGGAGACACTCAAATATAATTATCACCAGACTCTACAGGgcgttttaatgttttttcactCATTGCTTTGGTTTCAAGGCCTGACTTTACTGCTTTGgctcactgctctcatcaggGTTCTTTCTAGATgcagcaagcagctgttttcaacaGAAAAGAGCTCTGACAAACCCACTCTATGCTCCCTACTCAGCAccaagaggaagacagacaaagttTAACAACTAGCTGCTGAACGCAGTGCAGCATTTAGACAGATATCCcctcaggaggtggtggagaccaaaacagagctaaaaggagggATGGGATGGCTGGAAACATACAACTAAGAATTCATATTAATTTTGTGCCATGTCTGCTGGATGCGTTAATCGCAAACACGCAATTGTGGTGATAATATGTCATTGTTGTGTCTTCAGCTTGTTGTGCTTCCCctaagtggccaaaaaatgaattattgcaGGTTTAGAtttaatatctttgggttttggacctTTGTtgggacaaaacaagcaaaacattttggtattttatagattaaatgATAAAGTCTGGTGAATTTCCATTCATATTTACCTGTGTTATAGAACAAACTTGCAATGAAAGTGCAGTTTCTGAAGAAGGTGTGTGTAGAGGTGATGTCCTCGAAGTAGCACTCCTCAAACACAGAGTCTTCAAACACCATGGACTTCATCTTCAGGTTGAGGAACCTGGTGAGCGGGTTACAGGTTCatagttttagttttgtatATCTGCCAAATGTTCTGTTCTTGTGCTTTATTGTTGAGTCAAGTTGTTCATGAGGGATGAGTGGACTGACTAATCCACATCTGTTtaactacaataaaaaaactgcagcttaCAAAACACCTACTTGTCATTGAAGTAGTGTCCTTGGCGATGCACTTGGTTTTCCAGGGTAAAGTTAAAAGTGACATGCTCCACTCGTTCCTTACTGAAGGTCTTTGTGCGTGACTCATATTCCTGCTTCTGGATGTACTTGATCATGTCAGGGAACCACACCGTCAGACCGTAGTAGCTGCAACATATTTAGAGTTAGAACAAATGAAAGAAGCCAAAGAAGTGAATGTTTTTCACCGTATTGCAAAGGAGTCTCTAGTTTACCTGAAAGACATGGTGAACCAAACAGCCATGAGCATGAAAGTTGTCCGTTTATACTCTGGGCTGAAGCAGGCGAGAATGTTGTTCCGTATCTGTCAGGTGGACAAGAAAACATacagcttttaaaaagaaagcttCAACTTTAAGACTGAGATTATTCAGTAGCCATTAAGCTGGTGGTGAAGCAACAGATTCAGAAGAAAATGGAGGGTGTAGGCGTAAAGCAGAACGTAGGCTGATTACAAGTTCAAATCAGGCACAAGGCTTGTAAAGTTTCAGCCTGGAGCAGTTTAAACACGAGAAAGTCAAATGCTAACACAAGAAGCAAGAACCAAAACATTTGTGAGTTTGTTTCACAAAATTAAATTTTACGAgacaaaaagcagcagcaaTTTCCCTTTAATTCTTTCATAATGTCAGATGAAGGTCAAGAAGtcaaaataattaataacaaatgtgacattttaaacctATTAGCTACTCCTGTACTTGCTGCCGCCTACGCCTCCATCCATACTGTTTGTGTCCAGCTTCACCAGAGCCTTTTAAAGGCTTGCCCCAAACTGTAAAAGGTCACAGCTTCATACTCTGCTGCAATAACtatgcatttttaaagaagaaatgcTCTCAGATATAATCTCAGGAGTGTTTTATATCATGCTAAAACTTGGTTACAGTTCAGGTTCAGGACTAactgcacaacaacaaatctaGTTGTTCAAACAAATCCCAGATTAAAGAAATGATATATGCTGATATAGTTTTAACCATGCAGTTTTGTTCACTCACCTGTTGGGAGAGGCTCATAATCTTCAGTCTGTAGCGCTGCCAGACTGGAGTATCAGTGCCAATGTCGACTAACTCATCCATCTGCTTCACCGTTTTAATTGTGGTGACCTTGGATGAAAGACACATTCACAGGCATGCCTTTAGCCAGATGTCAGGGAATGAAATTCCATGGTAACCACTGAGTTTTCTAAACCACCACGTGGCGTTTCTGAAAAGCCTTCCTGAAAACCAcgtgttttaataaaatataacttTTGCAAAATGCGGTTGAAATGTGGTTAAAAGTGTTCTACCTTTAACCACATGTGTGAGGGAATTTTCTGTTCTAGCATGGCACATATGGGGtttacacagggtcaagcatgTCCTCAGGTCACTGTAGGGAAAGTGTTGAAATCTTAGATTGTTTGGGAGACACTGACTTCTTCTCCTTGAGACAGAGCAACTGTATGCTTTAAGAAAGCGGGCaccattctttctttctccatcattactatggtaactgaGGTTACCGAGGATAGGACTCATTCcctcgacacaacagataggtacataacaTAGAAGCCTTTATTTCTATGGAGCTGATTAATTGTTCAGATTTTTGGAAGTCAGAATTTCATTCACGTATCAAATAGCAGCTAATTTCTTTATGCTTTTGCTAGAATACAGTGTATGTTGGAAAGGTCACATGGCCGTGATCCCACGTGAAAGCGGTTCAAGCTGGGTTAAGCGTCCACTAACAGCCAGTGACCTTTGTTTCTTGTCGTTTCcagtctctctgtcctccttacCTGTCATCACTGTCAGTTGTCTCATGAAGGCGTAAAAAACTTAAtcaaaaaaactacatttggATTGCCTGCTGTGGGGATGTGGTACGGAGTATTGTTTCTGAGCTTAATATGACAATATTATGGCAGAAATACTCACAGAAAACACCCTCTCTGGGTATCCCTTTGCTCTCATGTTAGTGTCGTGAACTTGCTTCAGAATCATCCAGCCTTCATCATGTTTGCCGTTCTGTTTGAAAAAAAGTAAACGTCAcattgtgtatgtatatgtacctATGTCTTTTCGATGTATCTTTAAGCATACAGAACACTTCTTCTTTGCTGAAAACAATTAACATTTGACTTTGTTAGTTAAAACCAAGGCCGCTTCAAgctgacagacacagtcacagcttCCCTATCATACCTTAGTTTGGCTTATAACCTTTAAACTTAACTTTTAATTCTCCCAAAATAATTAgaggctgaacttgcagcttgGGGGCCCTATGCATCCATAGAGTCCGCATAAAGCAAGAAACGGCTCTGATTAAAACTCATGTATGAGCAAACCCAGCTAATACTGTCAAACAAGAACATCTGCAAACCTCCAGGTAGAAGCGTGGGCTCTCAGGCATGGCACTGAGGGCAGCGATGGCAGCAACACATGGAAATGCGCacactaacacaaacacacgccaGCTGTGGAACTGATATGCAGAGCCCATCTGGAAACTCCATCCtgagaagacaaaaacacacaccaacacgaAGAAGTGAGCTCACACCTTACACTTTGACTTTGTCTTACAAATGGGAGTCAGGTTAACCGATAAGGTTAGATCTTTATAAAAGACAGGCTGATATACATTTAACTAGCTGGGACACAGTATGAACTGTGTTCTTGTCTTTCCTCCCTCGGGGGGAAGTCAGAGGTCACCGCACTGCAATGCCTCTGGAAAGATGCTTGGTAGCAAAGAATCTTAAAGCTGCAGGGTTTCACCAATCCTGCTCATCCTGCCGCCAAAGCTGAAGCTCAAAATGTTGTGTTAACACTTTGTTTGCTGCAAAAATATCCAATTTCTCACAAATCCCATTACCTCATAAATTCAGGTTATAGGTTACTTTACTTACCATAATGTGGGATTATGGCCCAGGCCATGGCAGAGGCGTATATCCCCCCAATCATCCAGAACATGCAGAGCCAGCTGAGGTGCTCACCACGCTTCTCTTGGGCCAGAAATTCAGAATAGTAGGAAAACACGATTGGAATTGAGCCACCAATCCTGCAAAGATCAGAAACAGACTGAGCTCAGAGATGAACTGCGTTTAAGAGCAGAGATCAAGAGATGCACACAGAGTTTAGGTGGTCACATTAACATCATCCTGtacttgttcttttttaaagtgCTGATAGACAGCTTTACTTTGAACTGTATTATGGATATGACTGACATCATACCGTGAGTGAATTTCTTTAAACTCCTGTAGAGCAATTGAACTCTTTACAAGTAGAGGCATCTTGAATCTCTAGACTTTAATTTGCGgcactgcttgttttgtttggtcaCTAAAGCTTCTGCTGCATTGCTCCATCATGTTGTAAAACTAACTCACAGAGGCTCTGCAGTGAAACTGATAGATTTAGTCACCACAAATGGATTTCAGTTTCAATTTGCCACTTCACTAAAGCAGAAACTGCCATTTTTAATAGTGAAGACTCCTGGATATGCTGCATAATGAAGAATGGAAATCTTTAATTAATAACTTTTCTTCTACTTTCAAAATAGTGCAGTCTGATGTGTAACATAAAGATTACAGCTTTTGGATGGTTAATTCTCAAAACAGATGATTTACTGTATTTCTACTTACTCATTTCATACTCAGATGAGTATGAAATTAATAATTCCTCCAAAGATATACATTattgaaatgtgtcttttgtgtaATTGCGTTAAAATTGTTCTGAAATTATGTTAAAATCATAATGTTAATGTCAAAACTGACTTGGTTTCCCTTGCCTTGCTGCTGGATTGGTCgaaaaagtgatgaaaaaatATGTACACCAAGTAATTTTCAATTTACCCAACACCTGAGAGGAGCCGGCAAAACAGAAAGGTGCTATAGCCCTGGacgaaggaggagaagaaggaaaagatgctattgatggagagagagatgagaagagacTGCCGACGGCCTATCCGGTCAGCCAGAGCGCCCCAGAGGAAAGCCCCAACCATCATCCCAAAATATACAATCAGACCTGTGGAGAGAGCAACGGAAATGATACTattacacatgtaaacacaaactatcAGTGTTTGCTACAACAGAGCAAGAGAGCAGATTGTACTGcagaattttttatttacagatataagtctttcctgtcttctttgtttctgctgcactCTGTCTGTGAAATCTAAGGGCCTTGGGGCGTCTCgacagtattttatttctttatttttcttattatcacCAAACTccccaaaaacaccaaaaccaatAACAGGTTAGTCCACCTCTCAGCCCCAAGCCATTCCTCTATTAAACacataaacctttaaaaagatgtcacaaatatattgttttatttttttgtttgtttagtaaTTTTCTTAACTTAGCTTTTGCAAACATTACTCAACCAGGAGTAAACAGTccatttgttggggactataTTAAGTTGTGTATTAATACACAATTTGTGCactactttgtgtttttggcagCAGGAGGGCCTGTGTTCATGGTAATTCTCCAGTgtaacagtgtggctcattaaTGTGTCCTtaataatagtttttggacaacgATGAGGCTTTATGGCTCAGAGGAGTAGGTTATATAACGTTTTGGATACACAGCAAATACTTCTTGGATGAATTCATTGTTGGTTGTggagatttgttgacaataaaaaaaatagacaacagACAGTCTTGTGCTTTTAGTAACATAAAATGCACCATGACACAGGCAAACCAGAGGTCTACAGAAGAAGCAGGAGACACAGTCACCTGTCAAAGAGTCTTACCTAGCATGCTTTTGTTAGGTTCAGACAGGCACATGTCCTTCTCAGCGCTGGGCAGGACAAACCCGACCACGAAGATCTCCACACCATCTGCCATCAGAGCCAGTCCCAGCACAAAGTACAGGGTCCACTGGAACTTCCCGTGACCGCATTCTTGTAAAATCGTCTCGTACTGTTGAGCCAGTTCTTCCTggtccttcctcctctctgcctcagaCACTCCGATATCTCTGAACTGCTGAGCACCAGCTTTCACCGAGCCCGGGCCACCAGCCAAGCTGCCTTTGCCTGAGTCAGCTCTGGGGATTCCTTGGTACTCTCCCTCATAGATTTCATCATCCTCATCGTGACCTTCTGTGGAGTCACTGTGACCGCCTTCATCATCGTTGGCTGCCTGGCTGTCTCCACGGTAGTAGCCTCCATCCTGGCTTCCCTGCATGGGGtagtcatcatcatcgtcctcTTCAAAGCGGCTGTAGGAGCGCTTGCTGTACTCATCGGTCATCCTATCCACTGAGCGGCCGACCTTCTTAGATGCTTGGCGCTTGACTTCTTTAGCAATGTCTTTGGCACCTTTTATGAATGCAGTCCGGTTTTGGTAACCTTGGTCCTCCATTTTAAAGAGGTTTTGAAGATGCAAAAGTGGTCAAAGATGTAGTGGAGAGGCCACCTGAACGTGCTGAGGCTTCAGTTTGTTCAGGATGCACCTCTAAGAAGTGTTCACCCCTggttcaacaacaacaggctCTCCTTATGTCTGTGGAGACAAGTGGAATATAAATTAGCTAACCTCGTGTTAACCCTTTTCGTAATCATTCAAGCATGTAGAAGTAGGTTTAATGGAAAGGTGCTTTAAGTGGCATTTGACAGGAGCTTAAAAACATCAGTGCACCTTTCTGGTGACCCGTTACAATGGATGAATTACTAAACTACTTACCATCCTGAATGGACTGATGAAAGGAAGTAAGATTTTGTGTTACAGAGGCAATCAAATGACATGGGgacataaaatgacacaaacagatgcaaaatggccacaaagaaacacaaaacaaccaaaacagtcACCAAATgaatatgtataaatgtaaaatgaacacagtgagacagaaatgaccaaaaacatacacaaaatgaccacaaagagacaaacaatgATCACAAAGACACAATAAATGACTACAATGATATTTAACATCTGGATATgatacatataaaaatatatctatatgttCATTCAGTTAACCAAACAGGGCGAGGCACCAAGCCATTAGTGAGCTAGTGAGAGTGATTTTTAATGGCTATTTCTTAGTGCGAAAATGTCTTAATGTCTCAGTTCAAGTTCATAGAGAAAAGCTACGATAGGTGACCATTACTCAGATGTAGCTCATACACGAGCAGACaatagtttgaaataaaatgacatcacTGTTCATGTCATTCCACAACATCCCACATATTAACTCATATCAACATATTTTAACACGTCATTAAGACTCACAACACACTGCactaaaatgtgtctttttaataGCTGAGGTGATTAAATGTCAGGTTTGACATTAATACGTTAATGATATGGGAGAAAACCAACAAAGTATACTTCTAGGATTAATCAAATAAGTCTGTAAATGTTCCTTAATTGGAAAAGTGAACAACTGCTGAGTTAGAGGAGCTGTGTGCTTAAACAAATGAGGCTTGAAATTGAGAAAAAGAAGGCGGAAAATAGATGTCACCTGTCTGCTGCAGTATCACATCTCCTCCTGATGAAGGAACATTTATAAGGCACCGACTCATGCAGTTCACAGATGATACCCCACATTCATATGCTTTTTCTATTAAGACGCAGTGTGCCTCGGGTGACcatgcaataaaaacaacatgtcagTTTGATTTTGTGGCGCagtgaaacaacagacagagaatgagagacATCATCGCGGCGTTCCCTTTGACCCCTGTTTCGAAAACAAGGTCTGACAGGTAACAACGAGCTGACAGAGCTTTAAATGTCTACAGGTATACAGCATATACACAGCACAGGGCAAGACTCAGGAAACACTGAGTGCAAGGGTCAGAATCTTTTGACAAgctacaaaaagaaaattgtatCTCCCAACATGATGCTACTTAAAAGCTTTCACCACACTCCCACATATCAAATcccttaaatatatatttctttattttaatattcttgGACTAAAACCAatcaaatctaaatctaaatctaatttaggcaaaaaaatattagaaatggCTTTTAAAAGCTGCAATGTGAAATTACAGCACGACAAAACTACTACTTTAGGTTGTTAAAATCTCcaaattaacataaacaaatgcTGAGAACGAGAGAACCATGTCCTCAGAGATAGCTACAGGCTTGAGTCTTTTAATTCTCTAACTTAAGTTGGCAAAATCTCTGTTAGTTGCCGTAAAGAGGTTTATCATAATAAACTCTAATGGTGTAATAGTCATATAGCTACAGTATGTGAACATCTCTATACAACACATATATTGGATGTTAAATTTAATTACATCACCTCCAGTCATAAGGCTACACAGATCCCTCACCATCAGCATG
Protein-coding regions in this window:
- the LOC104931627 gene encoding synaptic vesicle glycoprotein 2A, encoding MEDQGYQNRTAFIKGAKDIAKEVKRQASKKVGRSVDRMTDEYSKRSYSRFEEDDDDDYPMQGSQDGGYYRGDSQAANDDEGGHSDSTEGHDEDDEIYEGEYQGIPRADSGKGSLAGGPGSVKAGAQQFRDIGVSEAERRKDQEELAQQYETILQECGHGKFQWTLYFVLGLALMADGVEIFVVGFVLPSAEKDMCLSEPNKSMLGLIVYFGMMVGAFLWGALADRIGRRQSLLISLSINSIFSFFSSFVQGYSTFLFCRLLSGVGIGGSIPIVFSYYSEFLAQEKRGEHLSWLCMFWMIGGIYASAMAWAIIPHYGWSFQMGSAYQFHSWRVFVLVCAFPCVAAIAALSAMPESPRFYLENGKHDEGWMILKQVHDTNMRAKGYPERVFSVTTIKTVKQMDELVDIGTDTPVWQRYRLKIMSLSQQIRNNILACFSPEYKRTTFMLMAVWFTMSFSYYGLTVWFPDMIKYIQKQEYESRTKTFSKERVEHVTFNFTLENQVHRQGHYFNDKFLNLKMKSMVFEDSVFEECYFEDITSTHTFFRNCTFIASLFYNTDLFKYRFVDCKLVNSTFLHNKEGCILDFSDDFNNAYMIYFVNFLGTLAVLPGNIVSALLMDKIGRLRMLAGSSVISCVSCFFLMFGNSESGMIALLCLFGGISIASWNALDVITVELYPSDKRTTAFGFLNALCKLAAVLGISIFQSFVGITKAVPIIFAAGALAAGSFLATKLPETRGQVLQ